From Camelina sativa cultivar DH55 chromosome 7, Cs, whole genome shotgun sequence, one genomic window encodes:
- the LOC104701610 gene encoding heme oxygenase 3, chloroplastic-like: MATTRLNASLCHFPSSTRLYSESYLGLRPTVRISYARNLTAPRGYLAVKANGDLASVVSAAAAVKEMVRREKYPEESIGFVGEMRHVAMRLHTRDQAKEGEKESKSPEVGPVAKWEPTVEGYLQFLVDSKLVYDTLEGIIDESDFPTYVVFKNTGLERAEKLGKDLEWFKEQGYEIPEAMAPGRTYSEYLKVLAERDPEAFICHFYNIYFAHSAGGQMIGTKVSKKILDGKELEFYKWEGQLSQLLQDVRQKLNSVAEWWTRDEKRHCLEETEKSFKFSGEILRLILS, translated from the exons ATGGCTACAACAAGACTTAACGCCTCTCTTTGCCACTTCCCATCAAGCACAAGACTTTATAGCGAGAGCTATCTCGGTCTGAGACCGACCGTGAGGATTAGTTATGCCCGAAACCTAACCGCTCCACGTGGCTATCTTGCTGTAAAAGCAAACGGAGATCTAGCTTCCGTGGTGTCTGCCGCGGCTGCTGTAAAGGAGATGGTAAGAAGAGAGAAGTATCCAGAAGAATCAATTGGTTTCGTGGGCGAGATGAGACACGTGGCGATGAGACTGCACACTAGAGATCAGGCGaaggaaggagaaaaagaatcTAAATCTCCAGAGGTAGGTCCTGTGGCGAAATGGGAGCCGACTGTGGAAGGATACTTACAGTTTCTTGTGGATAGTAAATTGGTTTACGACACTCTTGAAGGGATCATTGACGAATCCGATTTCCCAACTT ATGTTGTGTTCAAGAACACGGGACTGGAAAGAGCTGAGAAACTTGGGAAGGATTTGGAGTGGTTCAAGGAACAAGGTTATGAGATTCCAGAGGCAATGGCTCCTGGTAGAACATATTCTGagtatttaaaagttttagcAGAGAGGGATCCTGAAGCATTCATATGTCACTTTTACAACATTTACTTTGCTCATAGTGCCGGTGGCCAAATGATTGGTACaaag GTATCGAAGAAGATACTCGATGGTAAAGAACTTGAGTTCTATAAATGGGAAGGCCAACTATCTCAGTTGTTGCAAGATGTGAGGCAAAAACTGAACAGCGTTGCAGAG TGGTGGACAAGAGACGAGAAGAGGCATTGTTTGGAAGAGACTGAGAAATCGTTCAAGTTCTCTGGTGAGATTCTTCGTCTCATATTGTCCTGA
- the LOC104701612 gene encoding wall-associated receptor kinase-like 9, producing MSSSFSSFSLSILFFLLLFVILDSANLTVSSCQSDCGGIEIPYPFGIGKGCYLEKWYEITCNASSTSGKLVPFLSVINKEVVGISLPTQFAYGSVYDPFPYGSIHVKNPITLKGCSRNEEVLTGSLLNLTDTPFYVSKRNSLIAVGCDNKASLTNVEPSIVGCKSSCGKTYHTDKDTKDYLAAVTCNTKYGYDDRYCNESRIMDEKSCNGIKCCKANMPDMIQQTVGVTIENTTATGGGKIAFLTNKAHYLSSQSDPQMLHARGYSTVELGWFIHTANHSFLKSLGCYEVKEYIKLDRESTNYMRFHEISCVCDYNAYLSYARCSCNRGFEGNPYSLDGCKDINECQLKKSDGTPSHCSDSKCVNLRGSYDCVYTNHRPLAIGLGASIGSLLFVGGIYLLYKFIKKQRKLYQKKKFFKRNGGLLLQQQLTSTQGTVETTKVFSSRELEKATENFSSNRILGQGGQGTVYKGMLADGRIVAVKKSKVVDEDKLEEFINEVVILSQINHRNIVKLLGCCLETHVPVLVYEFVPNGNLFEHLHDEFDDNTMATWKVRLRMAIDIASALSYLHSSASSPVYHRDVKSTNIMLDEKYRAKVSDFGTSRSVTVDHTHLTTVVSGTVGYMDPEYFQSSQFTDKSDVYSFGVVLAELITGEKSISFLRSQENRTLATYFICAMKENKLFDIIDARIRDGCELNQVTAAAKVARKCLNLKGRKRPSMREVSMELDNIRMSSGDMQPQEHISENEEEEEEENKGVVEDIISVESRNNVVVTTPASQYNVVTGSSSSWSDVEPLFPLQTR from the exons ATGAGTTCTTCTTTTAGTAGTTTTTCTCTTtcgattctcttctttttgctaCTTTTTGTTATTCTAGATTCGGCTAATCTGACAGTTTCTTCATGTCAATCCGACTGTGGAGGAATCGAGATTCCGTACCCTTTTGGAATCGGAAAGGGTTGTTATCTGGAGAAGTGGTACGAAATTACATGTAATGCCTCCTCTACTTCAGGAAAGCTCGTCCCTTTTCTTTCCGTAATCAACAAGGAAGTTGTGGGTATCTCTCTTCCGACTCAGTTCGCGTATGGGTCAGTTTACGATCCCTTTCCGTATGGGTCAATTCACGTAAAAAACCCAATAACTTTAAAGGGATGCTCAAGGAACGAAGAAGTGCTAACTGGATCACTTTTGAATTTGACGGATACCCCTTTTTACGTTAGCAAGAGAAATTCACTGATAGCGGTTGGTTGCGACAACAAGGCATCGTTGACAAATGTCGAGCCAAGCATAGTGGGATGCAAATCTAGCTGCGGCAAAACTTACCATACGGATAAGGATACTAAAGATTATCTTGCAGCAGTCACATGTAATACCAAGTATGGCTACGATGACAGGTATTGTAATGAAAGCAGAATTATGGATGAAAAAAGTTGCAACGGTATTAAATGCTGCAAGGCAAACATGCCTGATATGATTCAACAAACTGTTGGTGTCACCATTGAAAACACCACGGCAACGGGAGGGGGCAAAATTGCCTTCTTGACAAACAAGGCACATTATTTGTCTAGTCAATCTGATCCGCAAATGCTTCATGCTAGAGGATACAGTACAGTTGAGCTTGGATGGTTTATCCATACTGCGAATCATTCGTTTTTAAAGTCTCTGGGATGCTATGAGGTAAAAGAGTACATAAAACTCGACCGTGAAAGTACTAATTATATGAGGTTTCACGAAATAAGTTGTGTATGCGACTACAATGCTTATCTAAGCTATGCAAGATGCTCATGCAATAGGGGTTTCGAAGGCAACCCATACAGTTTGGACGGATGCAAAG ATATTAATGAATGCCAACTAAAAAAATCTGATGGAACTCCGAGTCACTGTAGCGACAGCAAATGTGTAAATTTGCGGGGAAGCTATGACTGTGTGTACACAAATCATCGGCCACTTGCTATAG GGCTTGGTGCTAGTATTGGCTCACTGCTCTTTGTTGGTGGAATATACTTGCtatacaaatttattaaaaagcaAAGGAAGTTATACCAAAAGAAGAAGTTCTTCAAGCGTAATGGGGGTCTATTGTTGCAACAACAGCTGACTTCGACACAAGGCACCGTCGAGACAACAAAAGTGTTCAGTTCGAGGGAGTTGGAGAAAGCTACTGAAAACTTCAGTTCAAATAGAATACTTGGTCAGGGTGGTCAAGGTACCGTGTACAAAGGAATGCTTGCCGATGGAAGAATTGTAGCGGTAAAAAAATCCAAAGTCGTGGACGAAGACAAGCTCGAAGAGTTCATCAATGAGGTTGTCATTCTTTCACAGATCAACCATAGGAACATCGTGAAACTCTTGGGATGTTGCCTTGAGACACATGTTCCAGTTCTCGTCTACGAATTTGTTCCTAATGGTAACCTTTTCGAACATCTTCatgatgagtttgatgacaACACGATGGCTACTTGGAAAGTGCGTCTCCGCATGGCTATAGATATCGCAAGTGCTCTCTCATACTTGCACTCGTCTGCATCATCTCCGGTTTATCACAGAGACGTCAAGTCTACAAACATAATGTTGGATGAGAAATATCGAGCCAAGGTATCTGATTTTGGAACTTCAAGATCGGTAACAGTGGATCATACCCACTTGACAACGGTAGTTTCAGGTACTGTGGGATATATGGATCCAGAGTACTTTCAATCTAGCCAATTCACAGACAAAAGTGATGTCTACAGTTTTGGGGTTGTGCTAGCCGAGTTGATAACCGGAGAAAAGTCCATATCTTTTTTGCGGTCACAAGAAAACAGGACATTGGcaacttattttatttgtgcaatgaaagaaaacaaactctTCGACATCATCGATGCTCGAATAAGAGATGGTTGCGAGTTAAATCAAGTGACTGCAGCGGCAAAAGTTGCGAGGAAGTGTCTCAATCTGAAAGGGAGGAAACGGCCAAGCATGAGAGAAGTGTCAATGGAGCTTGATAATATTCGTATGTCTTCCGGAGATATGCAACCGCAAGAGCATATTAGCGAgaacgaggaagaggaagaagaagaaaacaaaggagtTGTGGAAGATATCATAAGTGTAGAATCAAGGAACAATGTTGTAGTTACCACTCCAGCTTCTCAATACAATGTTGTTACTGGGTCGTCTTCGTCGTGGTCAGATGTTGAACCCTTGTTTCCTCTCCAAACACGGTAA
- the LOC104701613 gene encoding delta-aminolevulinic acid dehydratase 1, chloroplastic, whose amino-acid sequence MATTPIFNASCSFPSTRGIDCKSFIGLRSTVSKVSVASSRIATSQRRNLVIRASESGNGHAKKLGMSDAECEAAVASGNVPEAPPVPPKPAAPAGTPIVQPLNLNRRPRRNRASPVTRAAFQETDISPANFVYPLFIHEGEEDTPIGAMPGCYRLGWRHGLVEEVAKARAVGVNSIVLFPKVPEALKNPTGDEAYNDNGLVPRTIRLLKDKYPDLVIYTDVALDPYSSDGHDGIVREDGIIMNDETVHQLCKQAVSQARAGADVVSPSDMMDGRVGAIRAALDAEGFQNVSIMSYTAKYASSFYGPFREALDSNPRFGDKKTYQMNPANYREALIEAREDEAEGADILLVKPGLPYLDIIRLLRDKSPLPIAAYQVSGEYSMIKAGGVLKMIDEEKVMMESLMCLRRAGADIILTYFALQAATCLCGEKR is encoded by the exons ATGGCTACTACACCGATCTTTAACGCCTCGTGTAGCTTCCCTTCAACCAGAGGAATCGATTGTAAGAGCTTTATTGGTCTGAGATCAACTGTGAGTAAAGTGAGTGTTGCTTCTTCTCGAATTGCTACTAGTCAACGTCGTAACCTTGTCATAAGAGCTAGTGAATCGGGGAATGGACACGCTAAGAAGCTTGGAATGAGTGATGCTGAGTGTGAAGCCGCTGTAGCTTCTGGAAATGTTCCAGAGGCTCCTCCGGTTCCTCCTAAACCGGCTGCTCCGGCTGGTACACCTATAGTTCAGCCTCTT AATCTAAATCGACGTCCACGTCGTAACCGTGCATCCCCTGTTACGAGAGCTGCCTTTCAGGAAACTGACATCTCCCCTGCAAATTTTGTATACCCACTTTTCATCCATGAAG GTGAGGAAGACACGCCTATTGGAGCTATGCCTGGTTGCTATAGACTTGGCTGGAGGCATGGTCTTGTAGAAGAG GTTGCAAAGGCTCGAGCTGTTGGTGTGAACAGTATAGTCTTGTTCCCTAAAGTTCCTGAGGCTTTGAAG AATCCAACAGGGGATGAGGCATACAATGACAATGGTTTGGTGCCTCGAACAATTCGTCTTCTCAAAGACAAATATCCTGATCTT GTTATCTACACTGATGTGGCGTTGGATCCCTACTCGTCCGATGGTCACGATGGGATCGTTAGAGAGGATG GTATCATCATGAATGATGAGACGGTGCACCAGTTGTGTAAGCAAGCTGTTTCCCAG GCTCGAGCTGGTGCGGACGTTGTGAGTCCCAGCGACATGATGGATGGGCGAGTAGGTGCCATCCGCGCAGCTCTTGATGCTGAGGGATTCCAGAACGTGTCCATCATGTCATACACAGCAAA GTATGCAAGTTCATTTTACGGTCCTTTCCGTGAAGCCCTGGACTCGAACCCACGCTTTGGAGACAAGAAGAC GTATCAAATGAACCCAGCGAATTACAGAGAGGCCTTGATTGAGGCGCGAGAAGACGAGGCTGAAGGAGCAGACATTCTCCTG GTGAAGCCAGGTCTTCCATATTTGGACATCATACGACTTCTGAGGGACAAATCTCCATTACCTATTGCTGCGTACCAA GTTTCTGGAGAGTACTCAATGATCAAAGCAGGGGGAGTCCTGAAGATGATCGATGAGGAGAAAGTGATGATGGAATCACTGATGTGCTTACGCCGAGCTGGAGCGGACATCATCCTAACGTATTTTGCTCTTCAAGCTGCTACTTGTTTATGCGGCGAGAAGCGGTAG